Proteins encoded together in one Drosophila albomicans strain 15112-1751.03 chromosome 2R, ASM965048v2, whole genome shotgun sequence window:
- the LOC117574996 gene encoding chorion peroxidase: protein MTDETTPLTAAASSSGYVALPPYQGPTYVFPGGVSPRARRSKMKQFQCCMTVTFVVIVIAALCLALWLSGSGYGRGENSDGENSPSFFFVTNESSVIETLAATKRPIPDEPEADWALRRETLDPKEGAQAVSAGIKALGDREILEEGLQPSAINTPQYRHYRSLSTNPEARKLARRGYVENHATLEIAQRFNYTKEPGRSNIGLGPAIVLPDPTVLRLDCDFNERFRRSTGVCNNKDHPRTYGASMVPYRRMVAPDYADGIAAPRASHHGQLPPARQVSLSIHRSSYETDSNFTVMLAVFGQFLDHDITATSLTTAQEGDSIDCCAARTEEPHPECFPVHILPNDPYYQHYNLSCMNFVRSAPAPTGRFGPRQQFNQATAFIDGSVVYGNLEQRQRQLRTYINGTLRMFVTEDERELLPISSNSEDGCNRVLMTRQGKYCFESGDDRANENLLLTSMHLLWARQHNYLARRLHKLNPDWDDERIFQEARKIVGAQLAHITYNEFLPVLLGRNLSQAKGLLPASDNLNAPDTYDHRVNPSIANCFAGAAFRFAHTLLPGLFNVSRDNSTPEAMELHKMLFNPFSLWSRHGIDHALLAAANTPVLRVDRFFSLEITQKLFEGTAEDKVPVCGLDLVSLNIQRGRDHGIPAYPVFRRHCGLPPVDTWEQMALAVDNSTLVSIKQIYDSPQDVDVYTGALSEPPLDGAIFGPLLSCLVSDQFMRIKLGDSHWYERKFGPQRFTKPQLAEIYKSSLAAIICRNSDGIHEIREHVMERHRSQGNRYINCEDLPGFEFDFEPWSEAKQAPRLHKASFSQPMSLVRVMEPIWRGNDTKDHTMGVLTAANQSKST, encoded by the exons ATGACGGACGAAACAACACCGCTGACCGCCGCCGCCAGCAGCTCCGGTTATGTGGCCCTGCCGCCGTATCAGGGACCAACCTATGTGTTTCCTGGCGGCGTCTCTCCGCGTGCGCGTCGCTCCAAAATGAAGCAGTTTCAGTGTTGCATGACCGTGAcgtttgt AGTGATTGTGATTGCCGCCCTCTGTCTGGCATTGTGGTTGAGTGGAAGTGGCTATGGCAGAGGTGAGAACAGCGACGGCGAAAACAGTCCcagcttcttttttgttaCAAACGAGAGTTCGGTAATTGAGACTTTAGCAGCCACTAAGCGACCCATACCGGATGAACCTGAGGCCGATTGGGCGCTGCGCCGCGAGACACTGGATCCCAAGGAGGGAGCTCAGGCGGTTAGTGCTGGCATCAAGGCGCTGGGCGATCGCGAGATCCTGGAAGAAGGTCTGCAGCCCAGTGCGATTAATACGCCGCAATATCGACACTATCGTTCGCTTAGCACCAATCCGGAGGCACGCAAGTTGGCACGCCGTGGTTACGTGGAGAATCATGCCACGCTGGAGATTGCCCAGCGCTTCAACTACACGAAGGAGCCGGGACGCAGCAACATTGGACTTGGTCCCGCGATTGTGCTGCCGGATCCGACAGTGTTGCGCTTGGATTGTGACTTCAATGAGCGTTTCAGACGTAGCACGGGGGTGTGCAACAACAAGGATCATCCACGCACCTATGGCGCCTCAATGGTGCCCTATCGTCGTATGGTGGCGCCGGATTATGCCGATGGCATTGCAGCGCCAAGAGCAAGTCATCATGGGCAGCTGCCGCCAGCGCGACAAGTCTCGTTGAGCATACATCGCTCCAGCTATGAAACAGACTCGAATTTCACAGTGATGCTGGCGGTGTTTGGTCAGTTTCTGGATCACGACATCACAGCCACCTCGCTGACAACAGCGCAAGAAGGCGACTCCATCGATTGCTGTGCAGCGCGCACAGAGGAACCGCATCCTGAGTGCTTTCCAGTGCACATACTGCCCAATGATCCCTACTATCAGCACTACAATTTAAGCTGCATGAATTTTGTGCGTTCCGCTCCGGCACCCACGGGAAGATTTGGACCGCGGCAGCAATTCAACCAGGCAACGGCTTTCATTGATGGTTCCGTGGTCTATGGCAACTTGGAGCAACGGCAGCGCCAGCTGCGCACCTACATTAATGGCACTTTGCGCATGTTTGTCACCGAGGATGAACGCGAGTTGTTGCCCATCTCCTCGAATTCCGAGGATGGCTGCAATCGTGTGCTGATGACGCGACAGGGCAAATACTGCTTCGAGTCGGGCGATGATCGTGCCAATGAGAATCTACTGCTGACCTCCATGCATCTGCTGTGGGCCAGGCAGCACAATTATCTGGCACGCAGACTGCACAAGCTCAATCCAGACTGGGATGATGAACGTATCTTCCAAGAGGCACGCAAGATTGTGGGCGCTCAGCTGGCGCACATCACCTACAATGAGTTTCTGCCCGTGCTGCTGGGCCGTAATCTTAGCCAGGCCAAGGGCCTGTTGCCTGCGAGTGACAATCTCAATGCGCCGGACACTTACGATCATCGTGTGAATCCCAGCATTGCCAATTGCTTTGCAGGCGCCGCGTTTCGCTTTGCCCACACTTTGCTGCCGGGTTTATTCAATGTGTCGCGAGACAATAGCACACCCGAGGCCATGGAGCTGCACAAGATGCTGTTCAATCCATTCTCGCTTTGGTCTCGCCATGGCATCGATCATGCGCTattggcagcagcaaatacGCCAGTGTTGCGAGTCGATCGCTTTTTCTCGCTGGAGATCACTCAGAAGCTATTCGAAGGCACTGCGGAGGACAAAGTGCCAGTTTGTGGTTTGGATTTGGTTTCATTGAATATTCAGCGTGGTCGCGATCATGGCATACCGGCTTACCCGGTATTTCGACGACACTGTGGCCTGCCTCCTGTGGATACCTGGGAGCAAATGGCGTTGGCTGTGGACAATTCCACCTTGGTGTCCATCAAGCAGATCTACGA CTCCCCACAGGATGTTGATGTCTATACGGGTGCTCTCAGTGAGCCgccgctagatggcgccatATTTGGGCCACTGCTTAGCTGCCTTGTCTCTGATCAGTTTATGCGTATCAAGCTGGGCGATTCCCATTGGTATGAGCGTAAATTTGGCCCACAGCGATTCACAAAAC CACAATTAGCCGAGATTTATAAAAGCAGCTTGGCTGCCATCATTTGTCGCAATTCCGATGGCATTCATGAGATACGAGAGCATGTGATGGAGCGTCATCGATCTCAGGGCAATCGCTATATCAACTGTGAAGATTTGCCTGGATTTGAGTTTGATTTTGAACCCTGGTCGGAGGCCAAGCAGGCGCCAAGGCTGCACAAGGCGAGCTTTAGTCAGCCGATGTCTTTGGTGCGCGTAATGGAGCCAATTTGGAGAGGCAATGATACCAAAGATCATACAATGGG CGTTCTGACGGCGGCAAATCAATCGAAAAGCACTTAA
- the LOC117574997 gene encoding uncharacterized protein LOC117574997 — protein sequence MSCDERTALLATQLQRGQQQHHIIVVPLGKDPKDYEPVFTTADHSYGLTLEELLPFAKDPWWQNVRRLSTACLWLTFLLTLLAAIAMAYFHDDATVVCRPNRVITTTLPPLSLALANNSTATLLLSG from the exons atGTCCTGTGATGAGAGAACAGCACTGCTGGCAACGCAATTGCAGCgaggacaacagcagcatcacaTCATTGTCGTGCCGTTAGGCAAGGATCCAAAGGATTATGAACCCGTTTTCACAACTGCTGA TCACTCGTATGGCTTGACACTGGAGGAGCTGCTGCCCTTTGCGAAGGATCCCTGGTGGCAGAATGTGCGTCGTCTGTCCACTGCCTGCCTCTGGCTGACATTTCTACTCACTCTGTTGGCTGCCATTGCGATGGCTTATTTCCATGACGATGCCACCGTTGTCTGTCGACCTAATCGAGTAATTACCACGACATTGCCACCGCTGTCGCTTGCcttggccaacaacagcacagcAACACTGCTGCTGTCCGGCTAA
- the LOC117576940 gene encoding membrane-bound alkaline phosphatase, which produces MSLLSNVVVVIAVQLLLGSLAWSAPECKHGAEYCKDRLMHPDMPEPLQGRNAPRKYEGDDTNAYWREQATEYVKEKLATPLKEGKAKNVIMFLGDGMGITTTSAARNLLGGEEMVLSFEQFAHTGLSKTYSVDKIVPDSACTATAYLCGVKGQEGTIGVNGAVPRTDCTVMLDEATHVDSIAKWAMDAGKWAGLVTTTRVTHASPAGVYAHIAERDWENDAEVAADCGTASGIQDIAYQLANGQVGSKLKLIMGGGRKHWVDSSLETWGERTDGLNLIDEFKAADAQNVYVSTEAELNALDLTTPARLLGLFQNDHLLYHMQTNETTTQPTLEQMTRKAIEYMSQSTEGYFLFIEGGRIDQAHHDNLARMALDETIEFSKAIAAARELTSADDTLLVVTADHSHVFNYAGYSYRGSDIFGPAPAIAQDGKRHMVLSYSNGPSYDRFYDAETKERIDPTTLINGVYNEEFPAGVPLDMDTHGGDDVLVYADGPWSHLFTGVYEQSTIPHLMAYSACIGDGLTMCS; this is translated from the exons ATGTCGCTCCTGTCTAACGTCGTTGTCGTGATCgctgtgcagctgctgctcggcAGCTTGGCTTGGTCGGCACCAGAATGCAAACACGGTGCAGAGTACTGCAAGGATCGTCTCATGCATCCGGATATGCCGGAGCCGCTGCAAGGACGCAACGCGCCACGCAAATATGAGGGCGATGACACCAATGCCTATTGGCGGGAGCAGGCCACGGAGTATGTGAAGGAGAAGTTGGCCACACCACTGAAAGAGGGCAAGGCCAAGAATGTGATCATGTTTCTGGGCGATGGCATGGGCATAACCACCACCTCAGCAGCGCGCAATCTGCTGGGTGGCGAGGAGATGGTCCTCTCCTTTGAGCAGTTTGCACACACTGGCCTCTCAAAGACCTATTCCGTGGACAAGATCGTGCCCGACTCGGCGTGCACAGCGACCGCTTATCTGTGCGGTGTCAAGGGTCAGGAGGGCACTATTGGCGTCAATGGCGCTGTGCCGCGTACCGATTGCACCGTCATGTTGGACGAGGCGACGCATGTGGACTCTATTGCCAAGTGGGCCATGGATGCGGGCAAATGGGCAGGACTCGTGACCACCACGCGAGTGACTCACGCCTCGCCAGCTGGCGTCTACGCGCACATTGCGGAACGTGACTGGGAGAACGATGCGGAGGTGGCAGCGGATTGTGGCACCGCATCTGGCATTCAGGATATTGCCTATCAGCTGGCAAATGGCCAAGTGGGCAGCAAACTCAAGTTGATCATGGGCGGCGGTCGCAAGCATTGGGTTGACAGCAGTCTCGAGACGTGGGGCGAACGCACCGATGGCCTCAATCTGATCGATGAGTTCAAGGCAGCCGATGCACAGAATGTTTATGTGAGCACCGAGGCGGAATTGAACGCCTTGGATTTGACGACACCAGCGCGTTTGCTGGGACTCTTCCAGAACGATCATTTGCTGTATCACATGCAGACGAATGAGACAACCACGCAGCCCACGTTGGAGCAGATGACGCGCAAGGCCATCGAATACATGAGCCAAAGCACCGAGGGATATTTTCTGTTCATCGAGGGCGGTCGCATCGATCAGGCGCATCACGACAACTTGGCACGCATGGCACTCGATGAGACCATCGAGTTCTCCAaggcaattgctgctgctcgcgAGCTAACCAGCGCGGATGACACGCTGCTGGTGGTCACTGCCGATCACTCACATGTGTTCAACTATGCTGGTTACTCG TATCGCGGCTCTGATATCTTTGGCCCGGCACCTGCCATTGCTCAGGATGGCAAGCGCCACATGGTGCTCAGTTACTCGAATGGACCCAGCTATGACCGCTTCTATGATGCCGAGACAAAGGAACGCATCGATCCCACGACACTGATAAATGGCGTCTATAATGAAGAGTTCCCAGCTGGCGTTCCCCTGGACATGGACACCCATGGTGGCGACGATGTCCTTGTCTATGCCGACGGACCATGGTCGCATTTGTTTACCGGCGTCTACGAGCAGAGCACCATTCCCCACCTGATGGCCTACAGCGCCTGCATCGGCGATGGCCTCACCATGTGCAGCTAA